Within the Pseudomonas fulva genome, the region AGGTGCTGCACCGCTCGCAGTCGTCGGTCAGCTACACCGTGGCGCGCATGCAGGAACAACTGGGCGTGCCGCTGCTGCGCATCGACGGGCGCAAGGCGGTGCTCACCGAAGCCGGCGACGTGCTGCTGCGCCGTTCCCGGCAACTGGTCAAGCAGGCCAGTCAGCTCGAAGACCTGGCCCACCACATGGAACAGGGCTGGGAGGCCGAGGTGCGGCTGGTGGTCGACGCCGCCTACCCCAGCGCCCGCCTGGTGCGTGCCCTGACCGCCTTTATGCCGCAGAGCCGTGGCTGCCGGGTGCGCCTGCGCGAGGAGGTGCTGTCCGGCGTCGAGGAGGTGCTCAAGGAAGGTGTCGCGGACCTGGCGATCAGCGCCTACAACATTCCAGGCTTTCTCGGCTCGGAAATGAGCCCGGTGGAATTCCTCGCCGTGGCCCATCCCGATCACCCGCTGCATCGCCTGCAGCGCGAGCTCAATTTCCAGGACCTGGAAACCCAGATGCAGGTGGTGATTCGCGACTCCGGGCGCCACCAGCCCCGCGATATGGGCTGGCTTGGCGCCGAGCAGCGCTGGACGGTGGGCAGCCTGGCCACGGCGGCGACCTTCGTGGGCAATGGCCTGGGCTTCGCCTGGCTGCCGCGGCACATGATCGAGCGCGAACTCAGGGATGGCCTGCTCAAGCCGCTGCCGCTGGACAAGGGCGGCAACCGCAAGCCGGTGTTCTTTCTCTACGCCAGCAAGGACAAGGCCCTGGGCCCGGCCACGCAGATCCTTACCGACCTGATCCAGCGCTTCGACTCTGCGCCGCTCGACGCCGCTCCCGTTACGCCGGCCTGAGCCAATGGCCTTTTTCGAGCACCGCGGCTGCCGGCTGTACTTCGAGGAGCACGGCGCGGGATCGCCAGTGCTGCTGGTGCACGGCCTGGGCTCCAGCACCCTGGATTGGGAGCTGCAGATTCCGGTCCTGGCTGGCCGCCATCGGGTGATCGCCGACTCACGCCATGCCACGCCGCTCGACCAGCCCGAACACTTCAACCGCAGCCTGCTTGCCTTTCTGCAGGAAGTCGAAAACACTGCCGCCACCTCATCCAAGGACTAGACCCGATGCTGAAGAAACTCGCCCTTACCGCCTGCTCGCTGCTGTTCACCGCCCACCTGATGGCCGCGGAAAACCCCACGGTGCTGCTGACCACCAGCCTGGGTGAAATCGAGGTGCAGCTCGACGAGCAGAAAGCGCCGATCAGTACCCGCAACTTTCTCGCCTACGTGGACAGCGGCTTCTACAAGGGCACCGTGTTTCACCGCGTGATTCCGGGCTTCATGGTGCAGGGCGGCGGCTTCGACGAGAACCTGCGCCAGAAGCAGACCCAGCCGCCGATCAAGAACGAAGCCGACAACGGCCTGCACAACGTACGCGGCACCCTGGCCATGGCCCGTACCCAGGTACGCGACTCGGCCACCAGCCAGTTCTTCATCAACCACACCGACAATGCCTTCCTGGATCACGGCTCGCGCGACTTCGGCTACGCGGTGTTCGGCAAGGTGACCCGCGGCATGGAAGTGGTCGACCGTATCGCCCAAGTGCGCACCGCCAATCGTGCCGGTCAGCAGAACGTGCCGGTCGACCCGGTGGTGATTCTCGACGCCAAGCGCCTCTGATACTGCTACCCTCCTCCAGGTAACCCATGTGCCAGGGCACGTGGGTTTACCTCAGCGCCCCGCGCGCCTGCCCCTCGGCAGCCCTCTCCATTCGCCACTCCATCATCCGCCAGAGCAGACTGCACCCCATGTTGTTTCGCCGCTTCGAAAACCTCATCGACATCTTCAAACCCAGCCCCGACGTGGCGCCGCCCAGCGGCATGCTGCGCTTCTACGCCCATTACCTGAAGCAGGTATGGCCGCTGATGGTGGTGGTACTGGTGGTCGGGTTCTTCGCCGCGGTGATCGAAGTGGCGCTGTTCAGCTTTCTCGGCCAGTTGATCGACATGGCCCAGGCCACTGCCGATGCGCGCACCTTCTTCGCCGAGCACCAGGGCGAGTTGCTGTGGATGGCCCTGGTGGCGCTGATCATCAGGCCGCTGGTATTCGGCCTGCATAATCTGTTGACGCACCAGGCGATCAACCCGGGGCTGACCAACCTGATCCGCTGGCAGAACCACCGCTACGTGCTCAAGCAGAGCCTGAATTTCTTCCAGAACGACTTCGCCGGGCGCATCGCCCAGCGCGTCATGCAGACCGGCCCGTCGCTGCGCGACTCGGCCATGCAGGTGATCGACGCCCTGTGGCACGTGGTGGTCTACGCCGGCAGCGCGCTGTACCTGTTCGCCGCCGCCGACCTGCGGCTGATCGTGCCGCTGACGCTGTGGATCATCGGCTACAGCGCGGCACTCTGGTATTTCGTGCCACGCATCAAGGAGCGTTCGGCCGCTGCCTCGGCGGCGCGCTCCAAGGTCATGGGCCGGGTGGTCGATGGCTACAGCAACGTGGCCACGCTCAAGCTGTTCGCCCATTCCCGTGAGGAAGAAACCTACGCCCGCGAGGCCATGCAGGAGCTGCTCGACAAATTCCGCCTGCAGTCGCGCACCATCACCAGCCTGGATTTCCTGATCACCTGCATGAACGGCCTGCTGATCGTCGGCACCGGCGCCCTGGCCCTGTGGCTGTGGAGCGAATCGCTGATCAGCACCGGCGCCATCGCCCTGGCGCTGGGCCTGGTGATCCGCATCAACAACATGGCCGAATGGATCATGTGGGTGGTCAATGGCATCTTCGAGAACGTCGGCACCGTGCAGGACGGCATGCAGACCATCGTCCAGCCGCG harbors:
- a CDS encoding LysR family transcriptional regulator, with protein sequence MKAPRVTLDQWRTLQAVVDHGGFAQAAEVLHRSQSSVSYTVARMQEQLGVPLLRIDGRKAVLTEAGDVLLRRSRQLVKQASQLEDLAHHMEQGWEAEVRLVVDAAYPSARLVRALTAFMPQSRGCRVRLREEVLSGVEEVLKEGVADLAISAYNIPGFLGSEMSPVEFLAVAHPDHPLHRLQRELNFQDLETQMQVVIRDSGRHQPRDMGWLGAEQRWTVGSLATAATFVGNGLGFAWLPRHMIERELRDGLLKPLPLDKGGNRKPVFFLYASKDKALGPATQILTDLIQRFDSAPLDAAPVTPA
- a CDS encoding peptidylprolyl isomerase; amino-acid sequence: MLKKLALTACSLLFTAHLMAAENPTVLLTTSLGEIEVQLDEQKAPISTRNFLAYVDSGFYKGTVFHRVIPGFMVQGGGFDENLRQKQTQPPIKNEADNGLHNVRGTLAMARTQVRDSATSQFFINHTDNAFLDHGSRDFGYAVFGKVTRGMEVVDRIAQVRTANRAGQQNVPVDPVVILDAKRL
- a CDS encoding ABC transporter ATP-binding protein produces the protein MLFRRFENLIDIFKPSPDVAPPSGMLRFYAHYLKQVWPLMVVVLVVGFFAAVIEVALFSFLGQLIDMAQATADARTFFAEHQGELLWMALVALIIRPLVFGLHNLLTHQAINPGLTNLIRWQNHRYVLKQSLNFFQNDFAGRIAQRVMQTGPSLRDSAMQVIDALWHVVVYAGSALYLFAAADLRLIVPLTLWIIGYSAALWYFVPRIKERSAAASAARSKVMGRVVDGYSNVATLKLFAHSREEETYAREAMQELLDKFRLQSRTITSLDFLITCMNGLLIVGTGALALWLWSESLISTGAIALALGLVIRINNMAEWIMWVVNGIFENVGTVQDGMQTIVQPRHVLDHEDARPLEVQQGGVRFDAVHFHYGKQGGVISGLDINIRPGEKIGLVGPSGAGKSTLVNLLLRLYDLESGRILIDGQDIAEVSQESLRANIGVVTQDTSLLHRSIRDNLRYGRPDASDEELWAAARKARADGFIATLDDSQGGLGFEAQVGERGVKLSGGQRQRIAIARVLLKDAPILVLDEATSALDSEVESAIQESLDSLMDGKTVIAIAHRLSTIARMDRLVVIDKGQVIETGTHAELIARGGLYARLWQHQTGGFVGVD